ATCCGAATATACAGTAACATCAGTGAATTTCCCCTGTGCCAGTCTTACACATTTACCATCCTTAATGTCTATTGCAGGATAAATAATCATAAACTTCCTCCCAAAAGTATGTTTGCACTATTAACTTTATGTAAATTAAAAGGGACATTCCTTAACGTAAAGAAATGCTTCGTGTTCTAAAAAGCCGTGTCCCCTAACCTTGTTATCCAATTTTTCAGAATCTGCAAACCTAAATCCCCGCTTTTTTCCGGGTGAAATTGGGTTGCAAATACATTTCCCTCAGCCACTGCCACATCAAATTGAATTCCATAATCGGTAGTTGCAGCCACAATACTCCTATCCTCTGCTTTCAGATAATAGGAGTGTACAAAATAAACATAAGATTTCTCAGGTAACTCTTTGAACAAAGGAGATCCACCATTAATCTTTATGGAATTCCATCCCATGTGGGGAACCTTTAGACCCATATTCTGGGGAAGCTGCCGGATTGCGCCCCTTAGTACACCCAGTCCGGGAACCCTTTCTCCGCCTTCCTCACTATAGTCAAACAACAGCTGCATGCCAAGGCATATTCCCAGGAAGGGCTTATTGCTGTTTATAACATTTCTTACCACATCAACCATACCATACTTTTCAAGACTCTCCATTGCATCTGCAAAAGCGCCTACTCCCGGAAGTACAACTGCATCCGCAGCCATAATATATTCCCTGTCCGATGTTACTACAGCCTCAGCACCAATAAAGTGGAAAGCCTTTTCAACACTTCTCAGATTACCAACACCATAATCTATTATTGCTATCATAAATATCGCTCCTGTGCCACGATGGTTATAGGCAGAACAGGTGGAACAGGTTTTAGCCCATTCCA
The DNA window shown above is from Clostridia bacterium and carries:
- the hisH gene encoding imidazole glycerol phosphate synthase subunit HisH, which codes for MIAIIDYGVGNLRSVEKAFHFIGAEAVVTSDREYIMAADAVVLPGVGAFADAMESLEKYGMVDVVRNVINSNKPFLGICLGMQLLFDYSEEGGERVPGLGVLRGAIRQLPQNMGLKVPHMGWNSIKINGGSPLFKELPEKSYVYFVHSYYLKAEDRSIVAATTDYGIQFDVAVAEGNVFATQFHPEKSGDLGLQILKNWITRLGDTAF